One Phenylobacterium hankyongense DNA segment encodes these proteins:
- the gyrB gene encoding DNA topoisomerase (ATP-hydrolyzing) subunit B, with protein sequence MTDETQIPDNTPENNGQAEYGAESIKVLKGLDAVRKRPGMYIGDTDDGSGLHHMVYEVVDNAIDETLAGWATRVEVILNADGSVTVTDDGRGIPTDIHEGEGISAAEVIMTQLHAGGKFDQNSYKVSGGLHGVGVSVVNALSEWLKLKVYRGGIAHEMEFRNGDAVSPLAVTGKAPLRENGEFLSGTEVTFLPSLQTFAFIDFDRKTLEHRLRELAFLNSGVTIWLKDNREAEPFVEVMHYEGGIEAFVRHLDKAKTPLLKTPIVIRGKRENVELDLSLWWNDGYHENVLCFTNNIPQRDGGTHLAAFRSALTRIISNYAESSGAAKREKVSVSGEDAREGLTCVLSVKVPDPKFSSQTKDKLVSSEVRPAVEGLVQEGLASWFEEHPTEARLIVQKIAEAAAAREAARKARELTRRKSALDISSLPGKLADCAEKDPAKSEIFIVEGDSAGGSAKQARNRDNQAILPLRGKILNVERARFDKMLGSEQIGTLITALGAGIGSEDFNIEKLRYHKIVLMTDADVDGAHIRTLLLTFFYRQMPEVIERGYLYIAQPPLYKASKGKSVRYLKDDPELEIYLIDEGVEGATLELSSGERLTGRDLLAMVQTARGAKANVERLAARAPAFAIEQAALAGLLAEGGDPAAAAKRLDLYAEEGDGAWTGEPGAQNSYVFSRVKRGVSERIVLDELLLHAADARRLAERSKELAEIFSGRATYTRKDRTTQVRGPIDLVNAVMDNGRRGLSVQRYKGLGEMNADQLWETTLDANARTLLQVKVTHSDDASDMFSRLMGDLVEPRREFIQENALDAEVDV encoded by the coding sequence ATGACCGACGAGACGCAGATCCCCGACAACACGCCCGAGAACAACGGCCAGGCCGAGTACGGCGCTGAATCGATCAAGGTCCTGAAGGGCCTGGATGCGGTGCGCAAGCGGCCGGGCATGTACATCGGCGACACCGACGACGGCTCGGGCCTGCACCACATGGTCTACGAGGTGGTGGACAACGCCATCGACGAGACCCTGGCCGGCTGGGCGACGCGGGTGGAGGTGATCCTCAACGCCGACGGCTCGGTCACCGTCACCGACGACGGCCGCGGGATCCCCACCGACATCCACGAGGGCGAGGGCATCTCGGCGGCCGAGGTGATCATGACCCAGCTGCACGCCGGCGGGAAATTCGACCAGAACTCCTACAAGGTCTCCGGCGGCCTGCACGGGGTCGGCGTCTCGGTGGTCAACGCGCTGTCCGAGTGGCTGAAGCTGAAGGTCTATCGCGGCGGCATCGCCCACGAGATGGAATTCCGGAACGGCGACGCGGTCTCGCCGCTGGCGGTGACCGGCAAGGCGCCGCTGCGCGAGAACGGCGAGTTCCTGTCGGGCACCGAAGTCACCTTCTTGCCGTCGCTGCAGACCTTCGCCTTCATCGACTTCGACCGGAAGACCCTGGAGCACCGGCTGCGCGAGCTCGCCTTCCTGAACTCCGGCGTGACCATCTGGCTGAAGGACAACCGCGAGGCCGAGCCGTTCGTCGAGGTGATGCACTACGAGGGCGGCATCGAGGCCTTCGTGCGCCACCTGGACAAGGCCAAGACGCCGCTCCTGAAGACCCCGATCGTCATCCGCGGCAAGCGCGAGAACGTCGAGCTGGACCTGTCGCTGTGGTGGAACGACGGCTACCACGAGAACGTCCTGTGCTTCACGAACAACATCCCGCAGCGCGACGGCGGCACCCACCTGGCGGCGTTCCGCTCGGCCCTGACGCGGATCATCTCCAACTATGCGGAGAGTTCCGGCGCGGCGAAGCGCGAGAAGGTCTCGGTGTCCGGCGAGGACGCCCGCGAGGGCCTGACCTGCGTGCTGTCGGTGAAGGTGCCGGACCCGAAGTTCTCCTCCCAGACCAAGGACAAGCTGGTCTCCTCCGAGGTGCGTCCGGCCGTCGAGGGCCTGGTGCAGGAGGGGCTCGCCAGCTGGTTCGAGGAGCATCCCACCGAGGCGCGGCTGATCGTCCAGAAGATCGCCGAGGCGGCCGCCGCCCGCGAGGCGGCCCGCAAGGCGCGTGAGCTGACGCGGCGCAAGTCGGCGCTGGATATCTCGTCCCTGCCCGGCAAGCTCGCCGACTGCGCCGAGAAGGACCCGGCCAAGTCCGAGATCTTCATCGTCGAGGGGGATTCGGCCGGCGGCTCGGCCAAGCAGGCCCGCAACCGCGACAACCAGGCGATCCTGCCGCTGCGGGGCAAGATCCTCAACGTCGAGCGCGCCCGCTTCGACAAGATGCTGGGCTCCGAGCAGATCGGCACCCTGATCACCGCCCTGGGCGCCGGCATCGGCAGCGAAGACTTCAATATCGAGAAGCTGCGCTACCACAAGATCGTGCTGATGACCGACGCCGACGTCGACGGCGCCCACATCCGCACCCTGCTCTTGACCTTCTTCTACCGGCAGATGCCGGAGGTGATCGAGCGCGGCTACCTCTATATCGCCCAGCCGCCGCTCTATAAGGCCTCCAAGGGCAAGTCGGTGCGCTACCTGAAGGACGATCCCGAGCTCGAGATCTACCTGATCGACGAGGGCGTCGAGGGGGCCACCCTGGAGCTCTCCAGCGGCGAGCGGCTGACCGGCCGCGACCTGCTGGCCATGGTGCAGACCGCCCGCGGGGCCAAGGCCAACGTCGAGCGGCTGGCCGCCCGGGCCCCGGCCTTCGCCATCGAGCAGGCGGCGCTGGCCGGCCTGCTGGCCGAGGGCGGCGACCCCGCCGCGGCGGCGAAGCGGCTGGACCTCTACGCCGAGGAGGGCGACGGGGCCTGGACCGGCGAGCCCGGGGCGCAGAACAGCTACGTGTTCTCGCGCGTGAAGCGCGGCGTCTCCGAGCGCATCGTGCTTGACGAGTTGCTGCTGCACGCCGCCGACGCGCGCCGCCTGGCGGAACGCTCGAAGGAGCTGGCGGAGATCTTCTCCGGCCGCGCGACCTACACCCGCAAGGACCGCACCACCCAGGTCCGCGGCCCCATCGACCTGGTCAATGCGGTGATGGACAACGGCCGCCGCGGCCTCTCCGTGCAGCGCTACAAGGGCCTCGGCGAGATGAACGCCGACCAGCTCTGGGAGACCACGCTGGACGCCAACGCCCGCACCCTGCTGCAGGTCAAGGTCACCCACAGCGACGACGCCAGCGACATGTTCAGCCGGCTGATGGGCGACCTGGTCGAGCCGCGCCGCGAGTTCATCCAGGAGAACGCCCTCGACGCCGAGGTCGACGTCTAG